GACTACGGCGTCATCCCGGCGGTCGTGTACACGGCGCCCGAGATCGCCTCCGTGGGCCGGACGCAGGACGCGCTCGAGAGGGAGGGCGTGCCGTTCAAGGCCGGCGTGTTCCCGTTCAAGGCGAACGGCCGGGCGCTCGCGCACGGCGAGAACGACGGCCTCGTCAAGCTGCTCGCGCACGCCGAGACCGACGCGATCCTCGGCGTCCACATCATCGGCCCGTGGGCGAGCGAGCTCGTCGGCCAGGGCGCGGTCGCGATGGCGGCGAGGATGACGTCGGCGGCGTTCGCCAGGGTGTGCGCCGCGCACCCCTCGCTCTCCGAGGCGCTCCACGAGGCGGCGCTCGCGGTCTCCGGCAAGGCGATCCACGGGTAGTCCGATCCGCTCTCTTCCGCGTCGCGTGTTGCGACAAACGTGGTAGGCTCGAGCAGAAGGGAGCGGAAGCGTGCCGGAGTTGAGCAGATTCTTCGGGATTGTCGTGCGGATGTTCTTCAACGATCATGAACCGCCACATTTCCATGCGTCCTACGGTGAAGACGAGGCGCTCATCGCCATCGACACGCTTTCTGTGATCCGCGGACATTTGCCGAGGCGTGCGTTGGCGCTCTCCGTCGAGTGGGCGGTGTTCCACCGTGAGGAGTTGCGCACGGATTGGGAATTGGCTAGGTCGGGAAAACCGCTCGCCGGGATCGCCCCGCTCGAATGAGGAGATGCGCCATGTCGTTGACGAGGATCGTCGGCGTCGTCCCGTTGAAACCGTTCCGCCTTCGGCTCACTTTGAGCGACGGTCGCGAGGTAGAACGCGACGTCGACGCGTTGCTTCACGGGCCGATCTTCGAGGGGATAAGGCGAGACCCGGCGGTATTCGCCGCGGTACGCGTCGAGTCCGGCACGATCGCTTGGCCGAACGGCGCCGATCTCTGCCCGGATGTCGTGATCTGGGGTGGGTTGCCGCCTGCGGAGTCGAGCATCGGCGCGGCGGCTGTGTGACGAAATGACGAACGCCCGAATCGCGATCTCTCTGCAGAGGACGGTTTCCTCGCTCGTCGCTCTCTTCGCGATCTCCGTCTTCGCCTGCGGAGAGGACGCTCGTCTCGGCGACGGTCTGGACACCGGTGGCGACATGGACGGCGACGCGGGCGCGGACACCGACACGGATTCCGACGGAGACAGCGATACCGATACAGACACCGACAGCGACCTGACGTGCGACACGGATCCGGACAGCTGGGAGTTCGACTGCGACACGCCGGCGGGAACCGAGTGCGCAGGCATCTGCTGCGGCCCTTGCCGAGTCGAGTATTCGGGCTCCGCGTGCGACCTTCTGTGCTGCGGCGCGTGCAGCGGTGAATGCCTGGAGTACGACGATTACGGCAACTGCCAGGGTGAATGCACCGGCATTTGCGTAGACGAATGCACGGAAATGGTTTTCGGCGTTTGCCAGGGTCTGTGTCTCGGGGACTGCAACGAGTGACTTCAACCAGGGGGAGACCATGACCGAGGAGATCAAACCGACCACCGCGCAGGAGATCGTGAAGGCGGCGCCCGCCGAGATCAACCCGTACCAGCCGCCGAGCGTGGCACTGGACGCCCCGCCGCGGCCGCAGCCGCGCCCCGCGGGCGATCCGCCGAAGTACAAGCCGTGGATGCGGCCGCTCACCTACGTTGTGTTCCTCCTCGGCACCGGCGCCGCGACGTGGGCGCTCTTCTCGGTCACGCCGTTCGCGGTCGTGTACGGCTGGATCGCGCTCGGCATGGGGATCCCGGCGGTGCTGCTGGCCAAGAAGGAGATCGGCCGCTTCCCGCAGGCGGCGGAGCACGGCTTCATCAAGTGGGGGCGGCGCACGGGTCTCGTCGGCGTCATCCTCGGCCCGATCGCCGCGGTCATCTGGATCATCATCTGGGTGGCGGTCGGCATCAACTTCTAGCGCGGCCTCGAGCCGAGAACCCGGAGGTGACATGGACGTCTTCGAAGCGATGGCGACGCGGCGCAGCGTGCGCAAGTACCTGCCGGAGCCCCTGGCCGACGGGGATCTCGAGAGGATTCTCGAGGCGGGCCGCATGGCCGCGTCCTGGGCGAACACCCAGTGCTGGGAGGTCGTCGTCGTGCGCGACCCGGCGATGAAGGCGCGGCTCGCGGCGACCCTCTCCGAGGGCAACCCGGCTCGCGCGGCCGTCGCGGAGGCGCCCTTGGTGCTGGTCGCGTGCGGCAGGGCCGGGCGCGCCGGCTACAAGAAGGGGCAGGCGACGACGGTCCACGGCGACTGGATGCTGTTCGACGTCGCGCTGTTCCTCTCCAACGTGACGCACGCGGCGCACGCGCTCGGCTACGGCACGGTGCACGTCGGCCTGTTCGATCACTCCGCGGCGGGCTCTGCGCTGGGCGCGCCGGACGACATCCGGGTCGTCGAGCTCATGCCGATGGGGAGGCCCTCGGGACCGCCCCGCGAGGCGCCGCCGCGAAGGCCGCTCGCCGAGATCGTCCACCGCGACGGGTTCCGGCGCTGAGCACGACGCACGTGTTCTCCACATCCCACGCGTTTGGGGGAAAGGATCGTGAAATGGTTGTCACAGGAAAGGGGCTCTGGCTCCCGGCGCTCGTCGCGTCTCTCGCCGTCGGCTCGGCGCTCGCCGGCTGCTGCGACGAGCAGGAGAAGCTGGCGGCGGAGCTGACGCGCCGCAACAAGGACGCGCACGCGGAGAACGACGCCCTGCGCAAGCAGATCGCCGACCTGGGCGCGCTGCAGGTCGAGCTCGACACGCTGAAGGCGCAGCTGCACAGCTCGGAGCGGCAGCTCGACCAGAACAAGGCGGCCGCCGATCTCGCCCGGGAGCAGCAGGAGACGCTCAAGGGGCTGATGGACGGCCTCAAGAAGATGATCGAGTCCGGCGATCTCGAGGTGCGCATCCGAAGGGGGCGGATGGTGATCGCGCTGCCGAGCGAGGTGCTCTTCGCGTCCGGCGAGGCGGAGCTGAGCGAGAAGGGCCAGGAGACGCTCGCGAGCGTCGTCCAGGCGTTCCAGGGGATCAAGGAGCGCGACTTCCAGGTGGCCGGGCACACCGACAACGTCCCCCTGGGCAAGGACAACCCGCATGCCAGCAACTGGCACCTGAGCGCCGCGCGGGCCGTGGCGGTGGTCCAGCTCATGGTCAAGAAGGGGATGTCGCCGAAGCGGCTGTCGGCGGCGGGGTACGCGCACTACCAGCCCGCGGCCTCCAACAAGACCGCCAAGGGGAAGGCCCAGAACCGCCGGATCGAGATCACGCTCATGCCCAACCTCAAGGAGCTGCCCGATCTGTCCGAGCTGGAGGAGGCGTTCGGCCTGAAGGAGCCGCCCCCTCCGGACGAGGGGTACTGACGAGAGGTCGCGCGTCCTACCTCTTCTCCGGTTCCGGGAGCCTACGGATGGTCCACCCGGTGAAGCCGTAGAGCAGCGAGAAAGCCGGCGAGAGCAGGTTGACCAGGCAGAACGGGACGTAGGTCCACGGCTCGAGATCCAGGGTGGCGATCATGAACGCGCCGCAGGTGTTCCAGGGGATGAGCGGCGAGGTCAGGGTCCCGCGTCCTCCAGGGCGCGCGAGAGGTTCTTGGGGTGCAGGCCCCGCTCGCGGTAGGTCTCCCGGTACATCCGGCCCGGGACCACGATCGCCAGGTACTGATCCGAGGCGAGCACGTTCATCGCCGTGCAGGTGGCGAGCGTCGCCGCGATGAGCCCCCCGACGCCGCGGGCGAGCTTCAGGATCCCGCCGGCGATCGCCGCGAGCATGCCCGACCGCTCCATCACGCCGCCGAAGGAGAGGGCGCAGATGATCAGCGCCACGGTGGAGAGCATCGACTCGAGCCCCCCGCGGGAGAGCAGCCCGTCCACGAGCTCGCTGCCGGTCTCGACCGTGACCCCGGACCAGGACGCGGCCAGGATCTCCCCCGCGCCGGCGCCCTGGACGAAGGCCCCTATCAGCGCGCCTATCAGGCTGCCGCCGATCAGCGCGGGCAGGGCGGGCAGGCGCAGGATCACCATCGCGATCACGAGGAGCGGCGGCACCAGCAGGAGCGGGTGGATCACGAAGCGGCCGTTGATGGCCGCGAGGATCTGATCCACCGCGGCGGTGTCCAGCTCGCCCGCGCGGCCGTAGCCCATGAAGGCGAAGGCCACCAGGGCGATCGCGAGCGCCGGCAGCGTCGTGTA
The DNA window shown above is from Pseudomonadota bacterium and carries:
- a CDS encoding DUF4160 domain-containing protein, whose amino-acid sequence is MPELSRFFGIVVRMFFNDHEPPHFHASYGEDEALIAIDTLSVIRGHLPRRALALSVEWAVFHREELRTDWELARSGKPLAGIAPLE
- a CDS encoding DUF2442 domain-containing protein codes for the protein MSLTRIVGVVPLKPFRLRLTLSDGREVERDVDALLHGPIFEGIRRDPAVFAAVRVESGTIAWPNGADLCPDVVIWGGLPPAESSIGAAAV
- a CDS encoding OmpA family protein: MVVTGKGLWLPALVASLAVGSALAGCCDEQEKLAAELTRRNKDAHAENDALRKQIADLGALQVELDTLKAQLHSSERQLDQNKAAADLAREQQETLKGLMDGLKKMIESGDLEVRIRRGRMVIALPSEVLFASGEAELSEKGQETLASVVQAFQGIKERDFQVAGHTDNVPLGKDNPHASNWHLSAARAVAVVQLMVKKGMSPKRLSAAGYAHYQPAASNKTAKGKAQNRRIEITLMPNLKELPDLSELEEAFGLKEPPPPDEGY
- a CDS encoding nitroreductase family protein, with the protein product MDVFEAMATRRSVRKYLPEPLADGDLERILEAGRMAASWANTQCWEVVVVRDPAMKARLAATLSEGNPARAAVAEAPLVLVACGRAGRAGYKKGQATTVHGDWMLFDVALFLSNVTHAAHALGYGTVHVGLFDHSAAGSALGAPDDIRVVELMPMGRPSGPPREAPPRRPLAEIVHRDGFRR